From a single Labrus bergylta chromosome 14, fLabBer1.1, whole genome shotgun sequence genomic region:
- the LOC109985235 gene encoding calpain-1 catalytic subunit-like: MKQTQSYTYNRELVEQHSLVPGEYVIIPSTMKPYMDAEFALSVFTKSEAKITPHDEHDDHDHEEEEADHKEKENLILPEVPGKKDEDTKDSVHALFKRFADQRGELSTFQLRKVLKDQFPNGSKWGFEYETCRGLIALVDVDHNRRMTITEFRALWKKITEYKKVFDRADLNNNGSLSDYEVQKAIQASGLDTNDAMVRLYVFRYSGYSSTDLGGFISLMLRLEKMSNVFKDKSSDGVIHLTWDEWSSNTMYN; encoded by the exons ATGAAACAGACACAGTCTTACACCTACAACAGGGAACTTGTTGAACAGCACAGCCTGGTGCCCGGAGAGTATGTGATCATCCCCTCCACCATGAAGCCCTACATGGATGCAGAGTTTGCTCTCTCCGTCTTCACTAAATCCGAAGCTAAGATCAC TCCccatgatgaacatgatgatcatgaccatgaagaagaagaagccgaccacaaagagaaggagaacTTGATCCTTCCTGAG GTACCTGGAAAGAAAGATGAGGATACCAAGGATTCTGTCCATGCCCTTTTCAAGCGCTTTGCTGATCAG AGAGGTGAGCTGAGTACCTTTCAGCTCCGCAAAGTCCTGAAAGACCAATTCCCTAACG GATCCAAATGGGGCTTTGAGTATGAAACCTGCAGGGGCTTGATTGCCTTGGTGGAC GTTGACCATAACAGGAGGATGACCATCACTGAATTCAGGGCCCTCTGGAAGAAGATCACCGAATACAAG aaaGTCTTTGATCGTGCAGATTTGAATAACAACGGAAGCCTGTCTGACTACGAGGTCCAGAAAGCAATTCAGGCTTCAG GATTGGATACCAACGATGCGATGGTGAGGCTGTATGTTTTCCGCTATTCGGGCTATTCCTCCACCGATTTGGGTGGCTTCATCAGTCTCATGTTGCGCCTGGAGAAGATGTCAA ATGTCTTCAAGGACAAATCCTCAGATGGAGTGATCCACCTGACCTGGGATGAG TGGTCCAGCAATACCATGTACAACTAG